A single genomic interval of Hemibagrus wyckioides isolate EC202008001 linkage group LG13, SWU_Hwy_1.0, whole genome shotgun sequence harbors:
- the slc16a3b gene encoding monocarboxylate transporter 4, which yields MGGVVVDDGGSGVKAPDGGWGWAVLFGCFVITGFSYAFPKAVSVFFKELIREFGVGYSDTAWISSILLAMLYGSGPLCSVLVNRFGCRPVMMVGGLFASLGMILASFATNIIQIYLTTGVITGLGLALNFQPSLIMLNRYFSEKRPLANGLAAAGSPVALCCLSPLGQVLQYKYGWRGGFLILGGLLLNCCACGALMRPLIGPKKNVEDQEAAQVEEKPKPKHKLLDFSVFKDKGFVIYTIAAAIMVLGLFVPPVFVVSYAKELGNEDTKSALLLTILGFIDIFARPTCGLIAGLKWVRPRCVYFFSFAMIFNGTTDLIGSMSKDYTSLVIFCIFFGISYGMVGALQFEVLMAIVGTEKFSSAIGLVLLVEAVAVLVGPPSAGRLLDATKVYMYVFLLAGCEVVLSAIVLCICNILFIKKTPPQPDPSAKMEMAATDTEMEQLNKVTQDDQENHDGRKESESKNEQEGEQVVNHEVEAQKESSEDPDKPEPAGDEDELLVDSVDLSKEATKANGGAVEPESSL from the exons ATGGGAGGAGTGGTGGTAGATGATGGAGGCAGTGGGGTGAAGGCCCCAGATGGAGGATGGGGCTGGGCCGTGCTCTTTGGCTGCTTCGTCATCACTGGATTTTCCTACGCATTTCCTAAAGCTGTCAGCGTCTTCTTTAAGGAGCTGATCCGTGAGTTTGGCGTGGGCTACAGTGACACTGCCTGGATCTCCTCTATTCTGCTGGCAATGCTCTATGGCTCAG GTCCcctgtgtagtgttttagtaaaTCGCTTTGGGTGTCGCCCGGTGATGATGGTGGGTGGCCTCTTTGCTTCTCTTGGCATGATCTTGGCATCGTTCGCCACCAACATTATTCAGATCTATCTCACCACTGGCGTGATCACAG GTTTGGGTCTGGCCCTGAACTTCCAGCCTTCACTCATAATGCTGAATAGATACTTCAGTGAAAAAAGACCCTTAGCCAACGGACTGGCAGCAGCTGGGAGTCCCGTAGCACTGTGCTGTTTATCTCCTCTGGGCCAAGTTCTCCAGTACAAGTACGGCTGGCGTGGTGGTTTTCTTATCCTGGGAGGCCTACTGCTTAACTGCTGCGCATGTGGAGCCCTCATGAGGCCGTTAATAGGGCCAAAGAAGAATGTAGAAGATCAGGAGGCAGCACAAGTAGAGGAAAAGCCAAAACCAAAGCACAAGTTGCTGGACTTCAGTGTCTTTAAAGACAAAGGATTCGTCATCTACACTATAGCAGCAGCCATTATGGTGTTAGGCCTGTTTGTGCCTCCAGTGTTTGTAGTTAGCTATGCAAAAGAGCTGGGCAATGAAGACACCAAGTCTGCACTTCTGCTCACCATTCTTGGCTTTATCGATATCTTTGCTAGGCCTACGTGCGGTCTTATTGCTGGATTGAAGTGGGTGCGACCACGCTGTGTCTACTTCTTCAGCTTTGCTATGATCTTTAATGGTACCACTGATCTCATAGGCTCCATGTCAAAGGACTACACATCACTTGtaattttctgcattttctttGGTATCTCATATGGCATGGTGGGAGCCTTGCAGTTTGAGGTGTTAATGGCTATCGTGGGAACAGAGAAGTTCTCCAGTGCTATCGGTCTGGTACTCCTGGTCGAGGCCGTTGCTGTGTTAGTGGGGCCACCCAGTGCAG gcCGGCTGCTGGATGCCACTAAGGTCTACATGTACGTCTTCCTGCTAGCCGGCTGTGAGGTGGTGCTCTCGGCTATCGTGCTTTGCATCTGCAACATACTTTTTATCAAGAAGACGCCTCCCCAGCCTGACCCTTCAGCCAAGATGGAGATGGCTGCGACAGACACTGAGATGGAGCAGCTCAACAAAGTTACTCAGGATGACCAAGAGAATCATGATGGTAGGAAAGAATCAGAGTCCAAGAATGAACAGGAAGGAGAACAGGTTGTAAATCATGAGGTGGAAGCACAGAAAGAGAGCTCAGAGGACCCAGACAAGCCAGAACCAGCAGGCGATGAAGATGAACTTCTGGTGGACTCTGTAGATCTTTCAAAAGAGGCAACCAAAGCAAACGGCGGTGCGGTGGAACCCGAATCTTCTCTGTGA